Proteins encoded by one window of Filimonas effusa:
- a CDS encoding Crp/Fnr family transcriptional regulator: protein MKVITETSDCGACARKCHSVFCKTREEHLAEFSLQKICNIYKKGQVLFNEGTYPFGVYCINSGKVKLSHLGDDGKEQITRLLRGGDIIGYRALLSGDRYGGTAVALEDSQVCFIPKDIFVRVLKHDTGLAFEVMRLLSDELHKAEMKITHLAQKPVRERLAETLLFIKETYGYETDGLTLNVRLSREEIANLVGTATESTIRLLSEFKKDGVIDLDGKKIKITNSRELLQVANLQD from the coding sequence ATGAAAGTAATTACAGAGACCTCGGATTGTGGAGCATGTGCCAGGAAGTGTCATTCGGTCTTTTGCAAGACCAGGGAGGAGCATCTTGCGGAATTCAGCCTTCAGAAAATATGCAATATTTACAAAAAAGGCCAGGTCCTTTTTAATGAGGGGACTTACCCGTTTGGCGTTTACTGTATCAATTCAGGTAAAGTAAAGTTGTCGCATCTGGGCGACGACGGAAAGGAACAGATCACCCGTTTACTTCGTGGCGGTGATATCATTGGCTACAGGGCATTGTTGAGCGGCGACCGTTATGGCGGTACGGCAGTGGCTTTGGAAGATTCACAGGTTTGTTTTATCCCCAAGGATATTTTTGTAAGGGTATTGAAACACGATACGGGTTTGGCCTTTGAAGTAATGCGTTTACTGAGCGACGAACTGCATAAGGCCGAAATGAAGATCACCCACCTGGCACAGAAGCCGGTAAGGGAGCGGCTGGCAGAAACGCTGTTGTTCATCAAAGAAACGTATGGTTATGAAACTGATGGTCTTACGTTAAATGTACGGTTGTCGAGAGAGGAAATAGCCAACCTGGTAGGTACGGCTACAGAGTCAACCATACGCCTGTTATCAGAGTTCAAAAAAGATGGCGTCATTGATCTCGACGGTAAGAAAATTAAGATCACCAACAGCCGCGAGCTGCTTCAGGTTGCAAATCTGCAAGATTAG
- a CDS encoding hemerythrin domain-containing protein, translating to MQWYPLGHAENVLTPEELCNLVEQDYHLAITASCKMISDFLSGHPEVPGLPVAVSELVHLLFGKLNDELKHLLLKESGIIFPCIRKNGHKQYCVKDATVRVIKARQSVITALMQRVRHLLNNFMITPRDSAAWKTCVNAFFLLETAVFQWIHVDQNVLYPAVQQPPRTTKKL from the coding sequence ATGCAATGGTACCCTCTGGGACACGCCGAGAACGTGCTAACTCCTGAAGAATTATGTAACCTGGTTGAACAGGATTACCACCTGGCTATCACTGCCTCTTGCAAAATGATCAGCGATTTCTTGTCTGGCCATCCGGAAGTTCCGGGGTTGCCTGTAGCTGTTTCCGAACTGGTTCACCTGCTCTTCGGCAAGTTGAACGATGAGCTCAAACATCTGCTACTGAAAGAATCGGGGATCATTTTTCCGTGTATCCGGAAAAACGGTCATAAACAATATTGCGTGAAAGACGCAACCGTACGGGTTATAAAAGCCCGCCAATCTGTTATCACCGCCCTGATGCAACGCGTAAGGCACCTGCTGAATAATTTTATGATTACACCCCGTGATAGCGCCGCCTGGAAAACCTGTGTAAACGCCTTTTTTCTGTTGGAAACAGCCGTTTTTCAATGGATTCATGTAGATCAGAACGTACTATACCCGGCAGTTCAGCAACCGCCGCGTACCACTAAAAAACTATAA
- a CDS encoding M23 family metallopeptidase, with protein sequence MKKIKYFYNTHTLRYEKLITPLRVKLLRIFGFIAAASVSAAIIVAIAFQYIDSPKEKLLLQQNEDLRNSYSIFQAEIRRLQQEMAELEKRDNDVYRAIFEATPIPDSARVKEMENNKEMAMVRGMGESQLVSDMTNQLNNLARRAAYQEKSYNEIDGMLKNKEKLLASIPAIQPVSNKDLNRIASGFGYRIDPVYKVAKFHAGLDFAAPQGTPIYATADGVIKEANYNAGGYGNHVIINHGYGYETLYGHMYKIKARVGERIKRGEVIGYVGSTGKSTGPHCHYEVHKSGERIDPVYYFSNDLSPEQFDRLLKLAAASNQSFD encoded by the coding sequence ATGAAAAAAATTAAGTACTTCTATAATACACATACGCTCCGTTACGAAAAGCTGATTACGCCGTTGCGGGTGAAACTTTTACGTATTTTCGGCTTTATAGCCGCAGCTTCTGTAAGTGCTGCCATCATTGTAGCCATTGCCTTTCAGTATATCGATTCTCCAAAGGAAAAGCTGTTATTGCAGCAGAACGAAGACCTGCGGAACAGTTACAGCATCTTCCAGGCCGAGATCCGCCGCCTGCAGCAGGAGATGGCTGAACTCGAAAAAAGGGATAACGATGTGTACCGGGCGATCTTCGAAGCCACCCCCATCCCCGACAGTGCAAGGGTGAAGGAAATGGAAAACAATAAGGAAATGGCCATGGTGCGCGGCATGGGCGAATCGCAGCTGGTTTCGGATATGACCAACCAACTGAACAACCTGGCCCGCAGGGCTGCTTACCAGGAGAAATCGTACAACGAAATCGACGGCATGCTCAAAAATAAGGAGAAACTGCTGGCCAGTATCCCCGCCATTCAGCCTGTCAGCAACAAAGATCTCAACCGCATCGCATCCGGGTTCGGTTATCGGATCGATCCTGTATATAAGGTGGCAAAGTTTCACGCCGGATTGGATTTTGCAGCGCCACAGGGTACCCCTATTTACGCTACTGCCGATGGGGTGATCAAAGAAGCAAATTATAACGCCGGTGGTTATGGCAATCATGTGATCATTAACCATGGCTATGGTTATGAAACACTCTATGGCCACATGTATAAAATAAAAGCCCGCGTAGGTGAACGCATAAAACGCGGTGAGGTAATTGGTTATGTGGGCAGCACAGGTAAAAGTACAGGGCCTCACTGCCACTACGAAGTACATAAAAGCGGAGAACGTATAGATCCTGTTTATTACTTTTCCAATGATTTATCCCCCGAACAATTTGACAGATTGTTAAAATTAGCCGCTGCAAGCAACCAAAGCTTTGACTAA
- a CDS encoding heavy metal translocating P-type ATPase, with amino-acid sequence MALMEIKSTCYHCGEDCGENPIQVQDKNFCCDGCSMVYSILEQNDMCRYYSINQAPGVNQRQKVRENKFMFLDDEKVQQALISYKDEAQTFITFYLPHIHCSSCLWLLENLHKIEPAVFSSKVDFPRKEVEIFFDHRQLSVRKLAELLTSIGYEPYINLNQFLPGKVQKVDRSRLYKLGVAGFCFANIMLFSFPEYLGIDVQEQYLLNIFRIFNVMLSLPVFFYSASEFYQSAWKGLKHGFLNIDAPIVLAIIVTFCRSLYEVFTGTGSGFFDSMSGIVLFMLAGRVLQERTYNQLNFERDYTSYFPVAVTRLKKDQEEVITLPDIKLDDTLLIHSEELIPADGIITRGHALIDYSFVTGESEPVRKEMGELVYAGGKQVGGNIEVLVIKEVSQSYLTRLWNRDEWQQQKQDEERSFVHLLSRYFTWILFTIAAGAATYWYFADASKIWDAVTAILIVACPCALLLSNTFTNGNILRRLGRHKLYLRSSQVIEDIANANCIVFDKTGTLTSSRNQDVEFYGKQLSKEVRQKVVALASQSNHPLSRAIVRWANQRPEKQVQSFCETKGKGLEGIIDGELVTIGSRQFVCQDGVDDEKETAVYVSVGEVVMGRFILKNKYRDKVPGLLRQLRKGYKLAVISGDNEGEKTYLRKLLGHDVTLLFNQSPEDKLQYIRRLQDTGHKVIMIGDGLNDAGALKQSEVGIAVSDDANCFTPASDAILDAERLSSLASMIKLCKTNKRIVMAAFVISILYNIVGITISVQALMSPMIAAILMPASSLSILLITFGASNLAARSLKRKGMEIPLDFHAR; translated from the coding sequence ATGGCATTGATGGAAATTAAATCCACCTGCTATCATTGCGGAGAAGATTGTGGCGAGAACCCTATACAGGTTCAGGATAAGAATTTTTGTTGCGATGGATGCAGCATGGTTTACAGTATCCTCGAACAAAACGACATGTGCAGGTACTATTCCATTAATCAGGCGCCCGGCGTCAACCAACGCCAGAAGGTCAGGGAAAACAAGTTCATGTTCCTCGACGATGAAAAAGTACAGCAGGCGCTCATCAGCTATAAAGATGAAGCGCAAACCTTCATCACCTTTTACTTACCGCATATTCACTGCAGCAGCTGTCTGTGGCTGCTCGAGAATCTTCATAAAATAGAACCCGCTGTCTTCTCTTCCAAGGTCGATTTTCCAAGAAAGGAAGTGGAGATCTTCTTCGATCACCGCCAGCTCTCGGTACGGAAACTGGCCGAACTGCTTACCAGCATAGGGTACGAACCTTATATAAACCTTAACCAGTTCCTGCCCGGTAAAGTGCAGAAAGTAGACCGCTCCCGGCTGTATAAGCTCGGCGTGGCTGGCTTTTGTTTTGCGAACATCATGTTGTTCAGCTTCCCCGAATACCTGGGGATAGATGTGCAGGAACAATACCTGCTTAATATCTTCCGGATCTTTAACGTAATGCTGAGCCTGCCTGTATTCTTTTACAGTGCCTCGGAGTTTTACCAGAGCGCCTGGAAGGGACTGAAACACGGCTTCCTGAATATCGATGCGCCCATTGTACTGGCTATTATCGTTACTTTCTGTCGCAGCCTCTACGAGGTGTTCACCGGAACCGGCTCAGGTTTCTTCGATTCCATGTCGGGCATCGTACTGTTCATGCTTGCAGGAAGGGTGTTGCAGGAACGTACCTATAACCAGTTGAATTTTGAACGCGATTATACCTCCTATTTCCCTGTTGCTGTTACCCGTTTGAAAAAAGATCAGGAAGAAGTGATCACACTTCCGGATATTAAACTCGACGATACGCTGCTCATTCACAGTGAAGAACTGATCCCGGCAGATGGTATCATTACGCGCGGACATGCACTCATCGACTACAGTTTTGTCACCGGCGAAAGTGAGCCGGTACGGAAAGAGATGGGTGAACTGGTATACGCCGGCGGCAAACAGGTGGGCGGTAATATTGAAGTGCTGGTGATTAAAGAAGTATCTCAGAGTTATCTTACCCGCCTGTGGAATCGTGACGAATGGCAGCAGCAGAAACAGGACGAAGAACGTTCTTTTGTGCATTTGCTGAGCCGTTATTTTACATGGATCCTGTTTACCATTGCAGCAGGCGCGGCTACCTACTGGTATTTCGCCGATGCTTCAAAGATCTGGGATGCAGTAACCGCAATACTTATCGTGGCATGCCCTTGCGCATTGCTGCTGAGTAATACTTTTACCAACGGTAATATTCTGCGCCGCCTCGGACGTCATAAGCTTTACCTGCGCAGCTCCCAGGTGATAGAAGATATCGCCAATGCAAATTGTATCGTATTCGATAAAACAGGAACGCTTACCAGCAGCCGCAACCAGGATGTGGAATTCTATGGCAAACAGCTGTCGAAAGAGGTGCGCCAGAAAGTAGTGGCGCTGGCTTCACAATCCAATCACCCCCTGAGCCGCGCCATTGTACGATGGGCAAATCAACGTCCCGAAAAACAGGTGCAAAGTTTCTGTGAAACAAAAGGCAAAGGCCTGGAAGGTATCATCGATGGCGAACTGGTAACAATAGGTTCACGCCAGTTTGTATGCCAGGATGGTGTTGACGATGAAAAAGAGACCGCTGTATATGTATCCGTGGGAGAAGTGGTCATGGGACGGTTTATCCTGAAAAACAAATACCGCGATAAAGTACCCGGCTTGCTCAGGCAACTGAGAAAAGGATATAAACTGGCAGTGATAAGTGGTGATAATGAAGGAGAAAAAACATATTTAAGAAAGCTGCTGGGGCATGATGTTACCTTACTCTTTAACCAGAGTCCAGAAGACAAGTTACAATATATCCGCCGTTTGCAGGATACCGGTCATAAAGTGATCATGATAGGCGATGGCTTGAATGATGCCGGCGCCCTGAAACAATCGGAAGTGGGCATAGCAGTGTCCGACGACGCCAACTGCTTTACGCCCGCAAGTGATGCTATCCTGGATGCGGAACGTTTGTCTTCGCTGGCAAGTATGATAAAGTTGTGTAAGACCAACAAGCGTATTGTAATGGCTGCATTTGTAATCTCCATATTATATAATATAGTAGGGATCACCATTTCAGTGCAGGCTTTGATGTCGCCTATGATAGCGGCGATACTGATGCCTGCAAGTAGCTTGAGTATATTATTGATCACTTTTGGCGCCAGTAACCTGGCTGCCAGAAGCCTGAAAAGAAAAGGCATGGAAATACCGTTGGATTTCCATGCCCGCTAA
- a CDS encoding HEPN domain-containing protein — protein sequence MQTTLKHLPPIRQLPPVTSDESSVNAKVIGIESFSGIQETNYHKERLVSFLTHEMDVEKIYLLGTYPCFPEALGEEYDVLILIGEQEHRPIDRLENLVHSRSCDIAPVFASLFKITRINEMIAAGNSFFINACRHENLMYDADRINAASPPGYYNRGMSGFFRNIHVSYMGHAKQFLQGAVSYYRAEEYPLACFMLHQAVEQGLSALLVPLMQFEVRTHNLSRLMRLARRFSIDVYQTFPRHMKRDVQRFYLLQKAYTNSRYNNAFGVTESDTAILIEHSSLLLQKIKDAYEFITDGATPIAA from the coding sequence ATGCAAACCACTTTAAAGCACCTGCCGCCTATAAGGCAGCTACCTCCCGTTACTTCCGATGAAAGTTCAGTAAATGCCAAAGTCATTGGAATTGAATCATTCTCCGGCATACAGGAAACAAATTACCATAAGGAGCGATTAGTAAGCTTCCTTACTCATGAAATGGATGTTGAGAAAATATACTTGCTGGGAACCTATCCTTGTTTTCCGGAAGCGCTGGGAGAGGAATATGATGTGCTGATCTTGATAGGGGAGCAGGAACATCGCCCTATCGATCGATTGGAGAACCTGGTTCATAGCCGGAGTTGTGATATTGCCCCTGTGTTTGCTTCGCTGTTTAAAATTACACGTATAAATGAAATGATTGCGGCAGGGAATTCCTTTTTTATTAATGCCTGCAGGCATGAGAACCTTATGTATGATGCGGACAGGATTAATGCCGCTTCGCCGCCTGGTTATTATAACAGAGGCATGAGTGGCTTTTTCAGGAATATTCATGTTTCTTATATGGGCCATGCCAAGCAGTTTTTACAAGGAGCTGTTAGCTATTACCGTGCTGAGGAATACCCGCTTGCCTGTTTTATGTTACACCAGGCTGTTGAACAGGGGCTTTCTGCACTGTTGGTGCCGCTTATGCAGTTTGAGGTAAGAACGCATAATCTTAGCAGGTTAATGCGGCTGGCAAGGCGGTTTAGTATTGATGTGTACCAAACTTTTCCGCGACATATGAAGCGGGATGTACAAAGGTTTTACCTGCTTCAAAAAGCTTATACCAATAGCCGTTATAATAATGCTTTTGGTGTAACGGAATCCGATACCGCTATCTTAATAGAACATAGCAGCCTCTTATTGCAAAAGATAAAGGATGCCTATGAATTCATTACCGATGGGGCAACGCCCATTGCTGCCTAA
- a CDS encoding DUF4197 domain-containing protein gives MKYAVLFFACIALSLSGCDSTRQILNNLPQGSSGLTSTQIAAGLKEALTIGTQNSSNALSAVNGYFANAAVKILLPPEAQKIESTLRSVGLGSAVDKAVLSLNRAAEEAAKSAAPIFVNAIKQMTITDALGILKGGDNAATNFFKNKTTSSLTAAFSPVIGNALNKVDATKYWADMFSLYNKFAKQPINTDLTAYVTGKAIDGIFYQVGLEEQKIRENPSARVTDLLKKVFGSSQAQGGKS, from the coding sequence ATGAAGTACGCCGTACTCTTTTTTGCATGTATCGCCCTGTCATTGTCAGGTTGCGACAGCACCCGCCAGATCCTGAACAATCTTCCCCAGGGCAGCAGTGGCCTTACCTCGACACAAATAGCAGCCGGGTTGAAAGAAGCCCTTACTATTGGTACGCAGAACAGCAGTAATGCACTGTCGGCTGTGAACGGTTATTTTGCCAATGCAGCAGTGAAAATTTTGCTTCCGCCGGAAGCCCAGAAAATAGAAAGCACTTTACGCAGCGTTGGCCTGGGAAGCGCAGTAGATAAAGCTGTTTTATCGCTCAACCGCGCTGCCGAAGAGGCTGCAAAATCTGCAGCTCCCATCTTTGTAAACGCCATCAAGCAAATGACCATCACCGATGCGCTTGGCATTCTTAAAGGAGGTGATAATGCAGCTACTAACTTCTTTAAAAATAAAACTACCAGCAGTCTTACGGCAGCTTTTTCGCCCGTGATAGGTAATGCGCTCAATAAAGTAGATGCTACCAAGTATTGGGCTGATATGTTTTCGCTTTATAACAAGTTTGCCAAACAACCTATTAATACCGATCTAACGGCGTATGTAACAGGCAAGGCCATTGATGGTATTTTCTACCAGGTTGGACTCGAGGAACAAAAGATCCGGGAAAATCCGTCTGCCAGGGTTACCGATCTGCTTAAAAAAGTATTTGGCAGCAGCCAGGCGCAGGGCGGAAAATCATAA
- the alaS gene encoding alanine--tRNA ligase, producing the protein MLTSAAIRQQFLEFFRSKGHTIVPSAPIVVKNDPTLLFTNAGMNQFKDYFLGNREPETPRVADTQKCLRVSGKHNDLEEVGVDTYHHTMFEMLGNWSFGNYFKAEAIAWSWELLTEVYKLDKNRLYVTVFEGDAEENLPPDSEARDEWKKWISEDRILFGNKKDNFWEMGDTGPCGPCSEIHVDCRPDSERAQVDGKTLVNADHPQVIEIWNNVFMQFNRLKDKSLAPLPAKHVDTGMGFERLVRVIQGKSSNYDTDVFTGTIAATEAITGKKYENSDSRESVAFRVLADHIRAISFTIADGQLPSNTGAGYVIRRILRRAVRYYYSYLNYKQPLLHQLLPLIAKQFAGVFPELQQQEAFVAKVVKEEEEAFLRTLEKGLKRIDDIISNTGAAGNASANSTANTGKKATTGTLINGKDAFELYDTYGFPIDLTRLIASENNLTVDEAGFEVEMQQQKQRSRAATAIDTEDWVVLQENAVTSFVGYTTQATKTQVTRYRKVKAKGKEAYQLVLEATPFYAESGGQVGDTGLLSFAGEDITVIDTKKENNLYIQFTEQLPQDIHAPVLAVVNGIRRSNIEAHHSATHLLHAALRQVLGAHVAQKGSLVNEDQLRFDFSHFAKVSDDELTAIEQLVNEKIRQNIPVVIKEMSKDEAVAMGAMALFGEKYGDTVRVVIMDPNYSIELCGGTHVGATGQLGYFKIKHESAVAAGVRRIEAVSGAAAERLILEQFETIRQAKELLKNPKELLKAIENLAAESNDLKKKLESLEAQQLAVLKNELLQQVSTVNGTQFIGAVVSVSSADGLKKLCFDLKSLQGDYAAVLAANIDGKAQVAVLLSDSLVASKGLEAPKIIKEHIAGLIKGGGGGQKTLATAGGQDASNLDAVIVKVKELL; encoded by the coding sequence ATGTTGACCAGTGCGGCTATCAGACAGCAGTTTTTGGAATTCTTCAGGTCCAAGGGACATACGATCGTTCCTTCGGCTCCTATTGTCGTTAAAAACGACCCTACGCTGTTGTTCACCAATGCGGGTATGAACCAGTTCAAAGACTATTTCCTTGGTAACCGCGAACCCGAAACACCCCGCGTTGCCGACACCCAGAAATGTCTCCGAGTAAGTGGCAAACACAATGATTTAGAGGAAGTTGGAGTAGACACGTACCATCATACGATGTTTGAAATGCTGGGAAACTGGAGTTTTGGCAACTACTTTAAAGCCGAGGCCATTGCCTGGAGCTGGGAGCTGCTGACCGAGGTGTACAAGCTTGACAAGAACCGTTTGTATGTGACTGTTTTTGAAGGCGATGCCGAAGAAAACCTTCCCCCCGACTCCGAGGCGCGTGATGAATGGAAGAAATGGATCAGTGAAGACCGCATTTTATTCGGTAATAAAAAAGATAATTTCTGGGAAATGGGCGATACTGGTCCTTGTGGTCCCTGCTCAGAAATACATGTCGACTGCCGCCCGGACAGTGAACGTGCCCAGGTTGACGGCAAAACACTTGTCAATGCCGATCATCCCCAGGTGATAGAGATCTGGAACAATGTATTCATGCAGTTCAACAGGCTGAAGGACAAAAGTCTTGCGCCACTGCCCGCCAAACACGTTGATACGGGGATGGGCTTTGAACGACTGGTACGTGTAATACAGGGCAAAAGCTCGAACTACGATACCGATGTTTTCACCGGAACCATAGCGGCTACGGAAGCCATCACGGGCAAAAAATACGAGAACAGCGACAGCAGGGAATCTGTTGCGTTTCGTGTGCTGGCCGACCATATCCGTGCGATATCCTTCACTATTGCCGACGGGCAGTTGCCTTCGAATACGGGTGCAGGTTATGTGATCAGGCGTATTCTTCGTCGTGCTGTTCGTTATTATTATTCTTACCTGAACTATAAGCAGCCGTTACTTCACCAGCTTTTACCCCTTATTGCAAAACAATTTGCGGGGGTATTCCCGGAACTGCAGCAGCAGGAGGCGTTTGTCGCCAAAGTTGTGAAGGAGGAAGAAGAAGCATTTTTGCGTACCCTGGAAAAGGGACTTAAAAGAATTGACGATATCATTTCCAACACCGGTGCTGCCGGTAATGCCAGCGCCAATAGCACTGCTAACACAGGCAAAAAAGCGACCACAGGCACGTTAATCAATGGCAAAGACGCCTTTGAACTTTACGATACCTATGGTTTTCCCATAGACCTTACCCGTCTTATTGCCTCTGAAAACAATCTTACTGTTGACGAAGCGGGTTTTGAGGTCGAAATGCAGCAGCAGAAGCAACGCAGCCGCGCCGCTACCGCTATTGATACGGAAGACTGGGTAGTATTGCAGGAAAATGCAGTCACTTCATTTGTGGGTTATACTACGCAGGCCACCAAAACCCAGGTAACCCGCTACCGTAAAGTGAAGGCCAAAGGAAAAGAAGCTTACCAGCTGGTTCTTGAGGCTACGCCTTTCTATGCCGAAAGCGGTGGACAGGTGGGCGATACCGGTTTGCTCAGTTTTGCCGGTGAAGACATTACCGTTATCGATACCAAAAAGGAAAACAATCTTTATATACAATTTACGGAGCAGCTGCCGCAGGATATTCATGCTCCTGTTCTGGCAGTAGTAAACGGTATCCGCCGCAGTAATATAGAGGCGCATCACAGCGCCACCCACCTTTTGCATGCAGCCCTCCGCCAGGTACTTGGTGCACACGTGGCCCAGAAAGGAAGCCTGGTTAATGAAGACCAGCTGCGGTTCGACTTTTCTCATTTTGCGAAAGTATCTGACGACGAATTGACTGCTATCGAGCAGCTCGTAAATGAGAAGATCAGGCAGAACATTCCTGTAGTGATCAAGGAAATGTCGAAAGACGAAGCGGTTGCGATGGGCGCCATGGCGCTTTTCGGTGAAAAGTATGGCGACACGGTACGTGTAGTGATCATGGACCCGAATTATTCCATAGAGCTTTGCGGTGGCACCCATGTTGGCGCTACAGGTCAGCTGGGTTATTTCAAAATAAAACATGAAAGCGCCGTTGCCGCGGGCGTACGCCGTATTGAAGCAGTTAGCGGCGCAGCAGCGGAAAGGCTGATCCTCGAGCAGTTTGAAACGATCCGTCAGGCGAAAGAGTTACTTAAAAATCCTAAGGAGCTGCTGAAAGCCATTGAGAACCTGGCTGCCGAAAGCAATGATCTGAAAAAGAAACTTGAAAGCCTGGAAGCGCAGCAGCTGGCCGTGCTGAAGAACGAATTACTACAGCAGGTAAGCACCGTAAACGGAACGCAGTTCATTGGCGCAGTAGTATCTGTAAGCAGTGCCGATGGCCTCAAAAAGCTGTGTTTTGACCTGAAGAGCCTTCAGGGTGATTATGCAGCGGTACTTGCGGCTAATATAGACGGCAAAGCACAGGTAGCAGTATTGCTTTCCGACAGCCTTGTAGCCTCTAAAGGACTGGAAGCGCCAAAGATCATTAAAGAACATATTGCCGGACTCATTAAAGGCGGCGGCGGCGGCCAGAAAACGCTGGCTACAGCGGGTGGACAAGACGCCAGCAACCTTGACGCAGTTATTGTGAAAGTGAAGGAGCTGTTGTAG
- a CDS encoding PDZ domain-containing protein — MAFTKNTLVLMALAAGCLAGTLQAQEAPAPPKDAPREIKSEQIIVRKKGNTKERVTIVLDGDSVTVNGKPLKDFVDDSIEVKMARVGRPPMPPRGPHPPVAGFRWDDTGGAKALRGFSRHFRGFGAPALLGVFTEKSDKGAVVKNVVKESAAEKAGLKAGDVITRVNDSTITDNESLAEVIGEYKPEQEIAITYLRDGKENRTTAKLGKNNRLYNLQFDDTFDLKDVPELRNFRFDMKDIPGGFVWGGQPRLGLQVQDAEDKKGVKILEARENSAGAKAGLQKDDVITSVNGKDVTGVEELRMQLKEVKAGDVIKLEYRRKNKRRSAEVTFPQKLRTSDL; from the coding sequence ATGGCATTCACAAAAAATACGCTTGTATTAATGGCGCTGGCTGCTGGCTGTTTAGCCGGTACCCTGCAGGCCCAGGAAGCTCCTGCGCCACCTAAAGATGCACCCAGGGAAATAAAATCGGAACAGATCATTGTTCGTAAGAAAGGTAATACCAAGGAAAGAGTCACCATTGTATTAGATGGCGACAGTGTTACCGTCAATGGCAAGCCGCTCAAAGATTTCGTTGATGATAGTATAGAGGTTAAAATGGCAAGAGTGGGCCGTCCTCCTATGCCTCCCAGAGGGCCACATCCTCCTGTTGCGGGCTTCCGCTGGGATGATACGGGTGGCGCCAAGGCGCTGCGCGGTTTCAGCCGCCATTTTCGCGGATTTGGCGCTCCGGCCTTACTCGGCGTATTTACAGAGAAATCGGACAAAGGAGCTGTTGTTAAAAACGTGGTAAAGGAAAGTGCGGCAGAAAAAGCCGGGTTGAAAGCCGGAGATGTTATCACACGTGTAAATGACAGCACGATCACTGACAATGAAAGCCTGGCAGAGGTTATCGGTGAATACAAACCAGAGCAGGAAATTGCGATCACTTACTTACGCGATGGCAAGGAAAACCGTACAACTGCCAAACTGGGCAAAAATAACCGTTTATACAACTTACAGTTCGATGATACATTTGATCTGAAAGATGTTCCTGAACTTCGTAACTTCCGTTTTGACATGAAGGATATCCCGGGTGGCTTTGTTTGGGGTGGTCAACCCCGACTGGGTTTACAGGTTCAGGATGCGGAAGACAAAAAAGGTGTTAAAATACTGGAAGCCAGAGAGAATAGTGCGGGTGCAAAAGCGGGGCTTCAGAAAGACGACGTCATTACATCTGTCAATGGTAAAGATGTGACTGGTGTTGAAGAACTCCGGATGCAACTGAAAGAGGTAAAAGCGGGCGATGTTATTAAACTCGAATACCGCCGTAAGAACAAACGCCGTTCTGCGGAGGTTACATTCCCCCAAAAGCTCAGGACCTCCGATCTCTAG
- a CDS encoding DUF6934 family protein, whose translation MRYEIYRNLRITEDFRVVDFTSEGKKGNISKRIVFSATEWKDVYNLAFGDIGANGEIDDFSISDNGDRNKILATVVDVVMAYTKRYPDRLIFFRGSTRERTRLYRMAVGINLRELSCDFDIYAFVGEDIMPFTPNMEMTAFLIKRKKV comes from the coding sequence ATGCGATATGAGATATATAGGAATCTGAGGATTACAGAAGATTTTAGGGTAGTTGATTTTACTAGTGAAGGCAAAAAAGGCAATATTTCTAAAAGAATTGTTTTCTCTGCAACTGAATGGAAAGATGTATATAACCTTGCTTTTGGAGATATAGGCGCAAATGGCGAAATTGATGATTTTAGCATAAGCGATAACGGTGACAGAAACAAGATACTGGCGACTGTTGTAGATGTAGTAATGGCCTATACCAAAAGATATCCTGACCGGCTGATCTTTTTTAGAGGCAGCACCCGGGAGAGGACCAGGCTTTACCGGATGGCGGTTGGGATTAATTTAAGAGAATTATCTTGTGATTTTGATATCTATGCGTTTGTTGGTGAAGACATTATGCCGTTTACACCTAATATGGAAATGACCGCATTTTTGATTAAAAGAAAAAAAGTGTAA